The DNA sequence TCCGTCTACTacaagctcatcatggcGTCCGAAGGCGATTCCCCCGCGCGACCCCGCGTCTACTTCGACATCTCCCTCGGCGGCAAGCCCGTCGGCCGCATCACCATGGAGCTGTACGCCGACCTCGTCCCCAAGACGGCCGAGAACTTCCGCGCCCTGTGCACcggcgagaagggcatcgGCAAGTCAGGCAAGCCCCTCCACTACAAGGGCTCCATCTTCCACCGCGTCATCAAGCAGTTCATGATCCAGGGTGGTGACTTTACTGCTGGTGATGGCACCGGCGGCGAGTCCATCTACGGCAACAAgtttgacgacgaggccTTTCCCAAGAAGCACGAGCGCCCGTTCCTCCTGTCCATGGCCAATGCTGGGCCGAGTATGTTACAATGATACCCCGCGATTTCTCACTCTCACGTACTGACCCCTCCATAGACACCAACGGCTCCCAattcttcatcaccaccgtcCCCACCCCCCACCTTGACGGCAAGCAcgtcgtctttggcgaggTCCTCAACGGAAAGTCCATCGTCCGCCAGATCGAGAACCTCACCACCCAGTCGGGCGACCGCCCCGCCAAGGAGGCCCTGATTGCCGACTGTGGTGAGCTCAAGGGCgacgccgccctcgccgccgacgTCAAGCAGCCCGACGCCCTCGGTGACCCCTATGAGGACTTCCCCGAGGACTGCACCGACACCCTCGACGCCCCTGCCGTCCTCAAGATCGCCGCCGCCTGCAAGGACTACGGCAACACCGCATTCAAGTCCGGCAACTTctccctcggcctcgacaagTACCAGAAAGGCCTGCGCTACATCAAC is a window from the Fusarium keratoplasticum isolate Fu6.1 chromosome 5, whole genome shotgun sequence genome containing:
- a CDS encoding Peptidyl-prolyl cis-trans isomerase D; this encodes MASEGDSPARPRVYFDISLGGKPVGRITMELYADLVPKTAENFRALCTGEKGIGKSGKPLHYKGSIFHRVIKQFMIQGGDFTAGDGTGGESIYGNKFDDEAFPKKHERPFLLSMANAGPNTNGSQFFITTVPTPHLDGKHVVFGEVLNGKSIVRQIENLTTQSGDRPAKEALIADCGELKGDAALAADVKQPDALGDPYEDFPEDCTDTLDAPAVLKIAAACKDYGNTAFKSGNFSLGLDKYQKGLRYINEEPELDGQPDSLKAELEALRFSLNNNSALLNIKLEAWDDAVRAASSALDVRGVKDADRAKAFYRRGFSYIRLKDEEAALRDLTQANELAPNDSAITRELNAVRTKAAARAAKEKAAYKKFFT